AAAAAGAGAGAATTAAGGGAGAGAAATTGAGAGAGCGTAAGTGCATAATTTACTTAAACTAAACTCAGTTATGCATTTAATTGTACAGTGTGTTATCAaaatgtcatcatcatcatgcaaaagctttatattttttgtaacaaaaacaattataattaacaaaatagcaacaaaaaaaaaaggtaaataaaaacgttcaacaatttgttttggtttttaagTTAGAACAAactacagtttttatttaataatctaTAAATaaggttttgaaaaaaattttataaagagaacAACAATGTTTCGACTGAATGATCAAACTAACATTGATtgcacatatacataaataaattaaataattaaatgttttttttttgtttaataaaattttgaaaagggtttgttgttaatatttaatttaaatttaaactaattttcttttttttagatattttttttttaagttttggtaACAATTCACAGTtcacaaatttaacaaaatacactagataaataataaaatatataaaataattttcttttttttttttttcttgcaaaaaaatgttgttaaattgatttaataaatttttaattaaatttaaaaattttcaaaaatggttaaaaaaaagAGAGCAACAAATAATAGGTAAAGTGTTAATTTTTAGTATTAATTGTATTTAGttgttaagtttttgttgttgttgttttattaaaaaaaaatcctgtCATGGTATTGGTATTATCAAAttggtgtttttgttttctggatttttgataaaatgtttaattgttaAAAGGAATCGATTAATAATTCTTGTGCTCTGGTTTTAAAAGTTGTTGCCTGTGTTATGAAAGTTACGCCAATAGTTATTAAATTCCTCAAATATTCGGCTACGAAAAGGTGATTTCCCAAACATCTCATCGAATGAACCCggaaattgtgtaaaatattcTGAAGAACTTGGGAAACCCGTAGAGAAATTTGAAAATGGTTCAAAATTGTTTGAATTTGATGTGGAGACATCATAGCCATGATCACCATTAATATGATTGTTTACATCATCATCGTAGTTATCGTTATCGTTTCTATAATCATCGTTATCGTTCTCTAAAATTGGCAGCACAAAAATCCCGGTAGCGTTGTaatagatagagagagagagaaacaaaaaagtaatattcTAAATAGGATAAAgtgcatacatatacacatacacacgcaCGCACACACAAGGACATGTCATGGATGtgataatacaaaaattaaaaatatatatacatacaccaGGATTTCGGGAGGTAGTAAGTAGTAAGTATATAGTAGtgggatatatatatatatagataataatAATGGTGAttagaaaacagaaaaatataaatactttccaAGACATTGTATGGAGGATAAAGAGAGCTAATAAACATGTTAAAGTACACAAACACCATTACGACAAGGACGTATGAGTATAATGAAAGGAGCACCATgtacaaaaaataaccaaaatgaaaaaagttgtgAAATGTGTTTAAGGTTGGAGgagataaatataaataaatagactGGGGGGAGGgctttttgtgtgttattataATGTGTGTTCTAGGTGAATCTTCGCCAAGTCGCCCAAGCGGACAACCCTAATACCACAGCTGTACCCAAGACGCTACCAACACCAGTTAAAAGATATGAATCTGAGTCTGATTGTGATTTTTGTGTAGTTGTTTCTTTGTCATTGTTATTAATAGTGGCTTTGGTGTTACAACATGAGCTTGCTGAAGCTGAAGCTTTTTGGGATGTCACTGTTTTGTCAAAGGACTCACCGTGTCCGCCGTTTTCTGGTAACATGGGTGCGCGCAACGTTTTCACTGTCTTAACCACCGATGACTTTTTGAAAGCCTTGCTTACGGAATTATCGGTGGTCTCTTCGGAACGTTCTTCTTCTTGATGTTCTTCGCGATGACCACCTTCGATTTCCTCTTTCTGATGATTGGAGAATTTAGCAAATTCACGTAAATGACGTGGCAAACGTCGCAAGCTGGCCTCCTTTTCACCTTCGATAATTTTAACGGGCGGTATATCTTCCGCCTCACTGAGCTGGGCTTGCGTTGTTGGTTGGGATTCTGCACCCGATTCCCAGTCACTATCGGCTGGCATAGCCAATTTATGACGTCTCTCCTTAACGCGACTTAAGAATTCCTCCTCCATATTAGCCTTGTGTTTTGAGTAAGCCTCGTCTTCGTGTATCTtcgatattttaattatattttgcaatCTACGCTTTTCACGTTCCGCCACCTTGTTCAACCATTCCTCCGCCATTTGTTGCCTAAATACCTCATCTTCAGTAAGAGTTGGTAACTTTTGTGTCGATCTGTAGAGATCACGTAAAGGTCTTGTGATGGGTGATGTTGGTGTTTGAGCCATCTGCATTGCTTGAGCTTTCTGCGCCTCCTCCATTAAACGTCTGCGTTCATTTTGTAGACGTTCAAATTCTGTGCGTAGTTCCTCTTCTTTATTAGCAATATACTTCAATTGTTGTTCGTGTATTTCGCGTGGCAAAGAAGCACGTCTCTGACGCATATCTTCCTCTCTTACATGACAACCGTCTAAGGGGAAGAAACCCGAAGTCTGAGGTGCAGGTGAGACACCCCGTCTTGTTGTAGTGCTAATATATTTGGGATTAGGATCCCGTTCAATCATTGAATAACAACTGCCAAACTTAGGTCTATTGTTTTCAGGAGCTCTATTCAACATGGGGGCATGATGTCTCCTCACATTGTAGGCATTAAAGTGATCATAAGAGTGTTGATTGTTGAATGATAAATCATTGGTGGAAGCCGACAAACGTGGTGCTCGAATACCTCCTGGACGTCGTTGATAACAGATTTCTACTTCCTTGGCAAAAGGACGTGCAATATTTTCCGATGAACCCAAATCGCTAGCATATTTTGACCAATCATCTTCAGCTCTTTGGAACTGTGTTTGATTACTGTAAGTGCGCTGTCTATGATGCGCATCGTCACCGAGATTAAACATCGATTCTGCTCGACGGAAACGAGCATCGTCGACATATGAAGGGTTGGAACTTTCTATTTGTATTGGTATTTGATACGTTTTTGGAGGTTCTGGTACCGGTGGAGCCTCATCGTAGGTATCTGATGGTTTGTTAGCTGCTGTTGTGTTACCATTACCATTCTCTATATGTATAGGTATTTGATATGTACGACCTGCTTGATAATCCACTGTATCGGTGGCTGATTCCTGAGGTCTGGAAAATCTTAAGGAACGAGATTTCATAGATCTTTCGATTTCCTGTTCCAATTCTTTAAGGTGTTCATGTCGGGACTTATTAAATTCttctatttgttgtttttgtctcaTGTGTACTCGATTTAAATCAAACATGGAGGCTGATCTCTCACGTTGTTCCCTTTCGGCTTTGCTGGTCTCCAGTTCTCTGTGCAATTGTTTGGAAAGGTCATCAAATTCTTTGAATAACTTTTCATGGTCGTGGCTGAGTGtggttatttttttgtgttcggttgttgttgtagttgacGAAATCATTTCACCATTATTATCCCCGTTCGAGGTTACTTTCGCTGtcgttgctgctgctgttggcaAGTTAAGTGTTGGTAGCGTGGAGGCAGCATCGGCAGCTGCTTTGGCACGTTGCCTAAATTCTTCGTAAGTATCTTGTATTCCCCTCTTTAGTGCGGTATTCTCTggttcttgtttttttgtaagATCTTTTTCATCCATCTTCGCACTCTTGTTCTCGTCATTAGCAATATTTTGAGAAGTTTCTGCTATAGTGGTTCTTATTGTTGTTTCGCTTTGTGTTGccgtttgttgttttctttcaaTATCTGACGAAtgcttgtttaaatttaaagctgACATAATTTCTTGGTCATTTTTGTGTGGTGCTGCTGGTGAATTATGTTTAATGTCTTGTTCTTTACCTGTAGACAAGAAACTATTACTGTCCTGAGACATGGCTGTTTTCAAAGGAAAACTGCTGATTGCATCGGAGGGTTTATCACCAGAGGTTTTAGTTTCATGTTTTGAGGTGGAGAAATCTTGCACTACTTTACCATTTTCAATGCGTTTTTGTGTCTCATAGCTGTGAGTTTCCACGCTGGAATATCTTTTGGGTTGTGTATTCATGATTTGGCTGCAGAAGGGTTCAGTATTCGAAGATTCAATGTTTGAGAAGCGTTTGTGTTCGTGATCAAAGATGTTTGATGAACCCATTGTGGGGAACATCTGGCCCAATGTTGTTTCAACACTTTGCATGTTTCCAGATCCTTTGTGTTCGGAAAGTTGTGGGAATTGATGCGAATTTGTCGATGTGCCGTTGTTTAATGTTGATGTTGCTGATGGTACCTGTTCTTTGACTGGAGCACTGCCACTGTTTGTTGTTTGCCTTGAGTTATTTTCatacgatgatgatgatgatacgGAGTGTATTTGTTTATTAGCATTTGATTCGCCAGTATCTTGTATAATCGATAGCAAGCGATGTTTATTCTCTTCTCCATTGTTTTCTCCATTCGATGCTGTTGGCATTTGCTCATTATTATGGGTCAAGTTGACGTCATCGTTGGGTGTCTGTGTATGGGTTACTGTGGTTGTAGAGACCGTTCGTTTAGAGAGATTTTGTGCTTTAGATGCTGTTTCACTTGACTTGACCGGCACGGGTGGTGGTGGTATCTGTGGGGGAGGTGGCGTTATACTTTTACGTAATTTCTTCATCATTGCTGCAGTTTGTAACAGCTGTTGCTCGGCCAATTTTTCTCTTTCCAAGGTCTGCAACTGTTCCTTGGTGTATTCATGATAACCTCGACGTTCTACAAACTTTTGATGGGCATCGAGCAAATCATCTGGTTTTTGTTCTGGTTTCTGTTGTATATAGGAACGTTGGGAGGGTGAGAGACACACTAATACCTGGGGATCATTGCTTGTAGGTACTCCAAGCCAAGATTgatcttgttgttgttgaggGGGTTCCGGTCTTTTGGGAGCAGTTTCTCCCACCTTTAGGGATAATTGCAAATCATCAATGTGTGGCAGTTCGGGTAGAGGATAAGGCATATTGTTTTCGGTTTCAACCGCTTTAACGGCACGAGCTTCTCCAATATTTTGCGCAACAGTAGCTAGTTCTTCTAGAACTGCATCACCATATGGAAAGGAGGCTAATGTTTCGGCACACAGTAATCTTAATTTTTTAGGATCGACCGAAGAACTAGAACTATCATCTGATTGCTCGCACTGTTGGTTCGTATCGGTTTTGAGATCTGAAATTGAGGATGTTTGAACTGAATCACTGCTTTGTTCAGGAGCCACGTTAATAGCAGTACACTGACTAAAGTTGGTACTGTCTGAACAATGTGAATCCATGGATTCTTGCCGTATTACAGAGGAAGTGAGTAGACTTAAAGCGCTATTCAAGCCTTTGGGAAGGTCATGCTGTGATTGTGTGTGGGAATTGTGGTAGTCGACATGTTTTTGAAGCAAAGGCAAAGAAGCAGAGTTTGAGAAGGAGGTAGAAGGATTGAAAGCAGAATTAGAGGTATTATCACATTCATCACGAGTTTGTTCTGGTTCGTGTTCTTGAGAAAGAGGAGGTATGGGAGGTGGTGGCGGAGAACCTCTAGGCGGAGGTGGAGGAATAGGAGTAAATGTGTTACTATTATTATAGCTTAATTTCACATAACCGTTTGTAGCACTATTTTCATTGTTATTACCGTTTAATTTTACCGTATTGTTGTCATTAacgttattattgttattattaattattaaatcgCGAACCGTATTCATATTTACGTCTTGTGAAAAAACCCGAGATGTTTTCGCGTTATTACCCGCACataaactactactactattagTATTAAACGATTCTTCACAACTATTTTCTGGCGTTCTACTGGCGAccgttgttgatgttgttgtgacAGGCAATTTTTGAGTGTTTGAGAgatttgtatgaatttttttcgtTGAAGACGACGAAgatgatgttgatgttgttgctattgttgtgtTTGTGTTTTGTGAAGCCACTTCATTAATGGAAGAGAGCACCGATGAAATTTGCTCTTCTATTTGGGCAAAAACAAGTTGCTCATTTGcaggtgatgatgatgatgataataatattgaatctaatttggaatttatatttgaatttgtttttgtttcagcTAATGATCTTGTTTTAGTGGTGGTGTTGGTGGCGATGGAAGTATTGGTGGCTGTTGCAGACGCAGTGTAAGGTGTTTGAggagtatttttgtttataagtttactgttatttattgtttgattattattgttttgatttGCGCAAAATTCCGGCAACTGTTGTTTTGGTATTTTGGCAGTGAATGCTGATGGTGCTGCTGATGATGTCAGTGACTCAAAGCAGATGTTTTCTGTCACTGGTTTATTTATAATATCTCGTAAATCTGTATCCAAATCAAAATCAGGCGTAGATGTATGcacattttcaaacaaatccATATCATGTAAATCGGACATACTGCTGGAGGCggaatttgaaatgaaaacaacCTCAGCCGCTTCGGCCTCCGGTGACATACAACTACTCACTGTTGTACAGCTTTCATCAGCATCGGGAGCATCTTGTAGACGAGCTGCCACAGCAACAGCTATAGGTTCTTCTCTGATAACCTTGGATTTTCTTTGATTAGtagactgttgttgttgtttgtgggATTTGGAAAAGTCCAAAGAACTTTTGGGATATTTAGCGTTTAGTTTCTGAACTTTACCTTCTGAGGGACAGTTAGTAGCACTTTCATTTGAAGCTGATCTGGATAGGGGATTTTCAGAATTATCGCTTAACTCACTATTCTCTTCGGAAATGCTGTCCAAGAAACGAGGATTTAGCATTTGCGGCAAAAAGTGATTCTCCAAGGCTATGCGTTTCTGTTTTCTAGATTGTTTTTGCGAGCTACTGGCTGAAGATGAGGACGAAGAGGAAGTTACTTCTGTTATAGAATCGGCCACTTTTTGAATATCATCACTATATTCCACGGAAGATTCTGCCTCACTAATGACTGGTGACCTTAATTCTTCCAAATCACTTAAACTTTCATCACTGATCTCCACAATTCTAACATCCGATGTGTTGGTTTTCGCTACACTGGATAAGGGTTCTTTCATGGTGGGTGAGGTTATTTGAGGTTCATTATCTTTATCCTCCAGATGTACTTGATGTACAATAACTTTAgcttgttgttgatgttgatgttgttgtttttgctgctgttgtgtgTTGTGATCTTCCTCATCCGATGTGCTTACTTTATGTACTATAACCTTAACCTCATGTTGCTGGGATGCTGATTCATTTGAAGATgagtttgtgttgttgttggtgaCCTCTTCAGTTTTGTCTACTTTGTGTACTATAACTTTGACTTCATGCTGTTGAGAATGTTGTGCATTTGCGGCTGTATTGTTACTATCTGTTTTATCAGTCGTTTCAGAGTCTTCCTCTGCTGTGATCACTTTGTGCACAATTACTTTaacttgttgttgttcttgttgcgTTTGTTGAGAGATATTatctgtttgttttgttgttggtttactACTATCTGCTGTGTTATTATCTTGGTCAAGTTCTTTTGAACTGATTTCATTTTCCTTGACTACATCTGGTTCGGTTAAGATTTTAtgtataataactttaaaaggcTCATTTTCTGACTTTTCTGTGGCCGGTGTAGCGCTCTGCTCTTCTTTAGAAGATTCATTAGATTTTATAGCGTTCGTAGTTGTCAGCTCTTTATTTGTGTTAACACTATTAGAATCTTCACAAACTATTCTATGTACAATAACCTTACCTAGGGCACACGTACTAGGTGAGATTGGTGAAACATCTGTTGTTGCAGTTTGAATGTTGCTTTCCTCACTGGAAATATCCCTTTGAGGGTCGATCATTTTCGATTTTTCATTGCCCATAATGTCATTTGTTTTAACACCgtgattatttttacttttattatcgCACTGTGATGGTTCATTCAAAACTGTGTCATTCGTTTCTGTCGTCTTTACGTTTGCCTCGGACTCTTGCTCTGTTGCAGTGGTGACGTCGGGTGTCGTTTGTTTTAATGATTGCACATTTTCACATACATCAAACTGATTAGATTTTTTAGTGGTGGATGTGTCAACAATTTCTGCGACATTATTCTCCGAGGAAACTGCACTGATGTTGGTCACTTCGCTGACAGTGAGAGGAGATGcagatgatgttgttgttggtgttgttgttgagtTTTCGGGGCTGTGGGTAGTGTTGATAGTTGtgggtgttgttgttgttgcagttgttggcTCTTTAGActcttttttacaattttcttctttttgtttttgttgctgctgttgttgttgctgctgctgtttattacgttgtttatttttgttacgaTTACGATTTTTATTGCGGTAGTTGGGCatctctattttttaaaaaacacttcGACGAGTTGTTACTCCTCGGTTTCTCTtttcttgtttgtttaattgcttttgttttgctaatgatttgtttatgttattgttgttgtttttttgcacGTTTACCTGTAATTTAGTGAATAGTTGCTCTAATCGAAGGTGGTTTTGGGCGGTTTAGTTTGTACGatagtttttcaaatttctgcaaaaactttattaactttatttttttttaatttaatttaaaaaatctatttgattgcataagttttatagaatttagtattaaaaaaacacacaattacGCAAAAAGGatgaagaaaaatgttttagtgATGAtattggtggtggtggtgttggTGATAGTAGTAGTTGTGGTGTTGGTGATGATGATGCCATGTACTAAAATGTTTGCTCAATTATCAACAATAACAGTTTGCTTTTCAATATCTATATACtctatatgtatttcttttattatatttttctaattttcttaaTGTCTTTTTTGtactaatttttctttttcaatagaaaatttttatagtgGGCAACAGACAGCTCTTTAGTTTTTCGTTCGTTCGTACCATTCGACTTTAAGCGACTGAAAACACTCACGTACTAATGCTCACAGAACCAGAGGCGAACACCggcatataaaaaaatatattttaggtacatatacaacaaaaaaaaaataaataatatcaagAAAATCTGAACAGaaacattttattagaaaaaattaaacgcGCGACCACGAATGTGACACGGATTTAAACaaacagctacaacaacaacaaaaactacaatgaataaaataaaatcatcatcatcatcaactcaataaaacaacaaaatctctttagaaaattttgaaaaatctttcTTTATCATTatcattgttgctgttgttgttcatattgttgttgctggctTCTCATTAATGTTTTCGCCTGGCTATACTTCTGATCTGTTCAGTTTAGTTAAGTCTTTCaattattttgttgctgttgttgatcttttttgttattcataaaaaagcacggggtaacaacaacaacacaacaaactaattttcataaagaaaatatttcataatttaaaatgaaaacacaacaacaaaataataataaataattttcttaaaaataggaagctttaaaaatacaacaacaaaaaaacgttTGCTctactaaaaacaaacaaaaagatttCCCACATTTCGATTTGCCACCATTCaatcgtaaatattttttaaaaagttttaaaatttttcaaaaaaacatattgGAATTTGCCAAATGATATTTTGTAGTGTTGATCATATAGTAGCAACTAAAATGGCGTGCGCGTGTcagtgtttgtttaaaagagaaagagagagagggaaaacaaaataaattgacgATTTTGATCTTTTATGAATGCATCCTCAGATTTTGTGTCTGAATGTATATATGTTGTCTTTCCAAAATTAGTGCATTAATACCTTTTATATATTCCCATAGAATTGAGCTCATTgcctaaaattatttaaaatttattaaatcatacaacaaacaagaaattaattttaaaattaacccaATAAACAATTATCTCTTACGGCAAAAAATGACAACAATTTCCTGTGGaatgtttaatgatttttaagtttttcttaatgagaatttctaaatgaaataaaatggcTGTTTTCAAACACTTAAACAACATTGACTGAatgtcaaataaaaatgtttgtctaaaaaatcaATCAATCTTTTAgctttagaaaactaaaaaaaacataattcaaaatttacgTCATTTTATGATTTTGTCAAATTTTTCCATTGAAATCGTTTTTTCTTTAGAGATTTATGattgtcaaatattttcaaacattttgctTAAAGAAGTGAAATCATATAAAGAAATATCTAAGAGAACAAATGCGTATTTGCAAGATCTAGATTAGATTTTAAATCGAAATATATCCATACttggttttgcaactttttgtcgagatacgagtatgtGAAACAGaattatgaacataaaagttctatt
The window above is part of the Lucilia cuprina isolate Lc7/37 chromosome 6, ASM2204524v1, whole genome shotgun sequence genome. Proteins encoded here:
- the LOC111691266 gene encoding serine-rich adhesin for platelets isoform X12: MPNYRNKNRNRNKNKQRNKQQQQQQQQQQKQKEENCKKESKEPTTATTTTPTTINTTHSPENSTTTPTTTSSASPLTVSEVTNISAVSSENNVAEIVDTSTTKKSNQFDVCENVQSLKQTTPDVTTATEQESEANVKTTETNDTVLNEPSQCDNKSKNNHGVKTNDIMGNEKSKMIDPQRDISSEESNIQTATTDVSPISPSTCALGKVIVHRIVCEDSNSVNTNKELTTTNAIKSNESSKEEQSATPATEKSENEPFKVIIHKILTEPDVVKENEISSKELDQDNNTADSSKPTTKQTDNISQQTQQEQQQVKVIVHKVITAEEDSETTDKTDSNNTAANAQHSQQHEVKVIVHKVDKTEEVTNNNTNSSSNESASQQHEVKVIVHKVSTSDEEDHNTQQQQKQQHQHQQQAKVIVHQVHLEDKDNEPQITSPTMKEPLSSVAKTNTSDVRIVEISDESLSDLEELRSPVISEAESSVEYSDDIQKVADSITEVTSSSSSSSASSSQKQSRKQKRIALENHFLPQMLNPRFLDSISEENSELSDNSENPLSRSASNESATNCPSEGKVQKLNAKYPKSSLDFSKSHKQQQQSTNQRKSKVIREEPIAVAVAARLQDAPDADESCTTVSSCMSPEAEAAEVVFISNSASSSMSDLHDMDLFENVHTSTPDFDLDTDLRDIINKPVTENICFESLTSSAAPSAFTAKIPKQQLPEFCANQNNNNQTINNSKLINKNTPQTPYTASATATNTSIATNTTTKTRSLAETKTNSNINSKLDSILLSSSSSPANEQLVFAQIEEQISSVLSSINEVASQNTNTTIATTSTSSSSSSTKKIHTNLSNTQKLPVTTTSTTVASRTPENSCEESFNTNSSSSLCAGNNAKTSRVFSQDVNMNTVRDLIINNNNNNVNDNNTVKLNGNNNENSATNGYVKLSYNNSNTFTPIPPPPPRGSPPPPPIPPLSQEHEPEQTRDECDNTSNSAFNPSTSFSNSASLPLLQKHVDYHNSHTQSQHDLPKGLNSALSLLTSSVIRQESMDSHCSDSTNFSQCTAINVAPEQSSDSVQTSSISDLKTDTNQQCEQSDDSSSSSVDPKKLRLLCAETLASFPYGDAVLEELATVAQNIGEARAVKAVETENNMPYPLPELPHIDDLQLSLKVGETAPKRPEPPQQQQDQSWLGVPTSNDPQVLVCLSPSQRSYIQQKPEQKPDDLLDAHQKFVERRGYHEYTKEQLQTLEREKLAEQQLLQTAAMMKKLRKSITPPPPQIPPPPVPVKSSETASKAQNLSKRTVSTTTVTHTQTPNDDVNLTHNNEQMPTASNGENNGEENKHRLLSIIQDTGESNANKQIHSVSSSSSYENNSRQTTNSGSAPVKEQVPSATSTLNNGTSTNSHQFPQLSEHKGSGNMQSVETTLGQMFPTMGSSNIFDHEHKRFSNIESSNTEPFCSQIMNTQPKRYSSVETHSYETQKRIENGKVVQDFSTSKHETKTSGDKPSDAISSFPLKTAMSQDSNSFLSTGKEQDIKHNSPAAPHKNDQEIMSALNLNKHSSDIERKQQTATQSETTIRTTIAETSQNIANDENKSAKMDEKDLTKKQEPENTALKRGIQDTYEEFRQRAKAAADAASTLPTLNLPTAAATTAKVTSNGDNNGEMISSTTTTTEHKKITTLSHDHEKLFKEFDDLSKQLHRELETSKAEREQRERSASMFDLNRVHMRQKQQIEEFNKSRHEHLKELEQEIERSMKSRSLRFSRPQESATDTVDYQAGRTYQIPIHIENGNGNTTAANKPSDTYDEAPPVPEPPKTYQIPIQIESSNPSYVDDARFRRAESMFNLGDDAHHRQRTYSNQTQFQRAEDDWSKYASDLGSSENIARPFAKEVEICYQRRPGGIRAPRLSASTNDLSFNNQHSYDHFNAYNVRRHHAPMLNRAPENNRPKFGSCYSMIERDPNPKYISTTTRRGVSPAPQTSGFFPLDGCHVREEDMRQRRASLPREIHEQQLKYIANKEEELRTEFERLQNERRRLMEEAQKAQAMQMAQTPTSPITRPLRDLYRSTQKLPTLTEDEVFRQQMAEEWLNKVAEREKRRLQNIIKISKIHEDEAYSKHKANMEEEFLSRVKERRHKLAMPADSDWESGAESQPTTQAQLSEAEDIPPVKIIEGEKEASLRRLPRHLREFAKFSNHQKEEIEGGHREEHQEEERSEETTDNSVSKAFKKSSVVKTVKTLRAPMLPENGGHDNKLHYHKSRAYQIPQRPRDPYSTDRLQRRTNNKQTRFAAATNRRSWSESDLLQEIDKDLKLAKGFLFQDGRTQYSKPNGYQSEPEPNYDSDYSTIKYRAVNPNRLQSVSSALNVRKSNDTLYGTLPNPVKSGQNSYKNQPGRIEDYVTGHSSVSEKEKKEWWDEIMDIFNVQLDQTKLSSHYTEGNLSRALAKESGYTSDSNLVFRKKELPQSSPLSPVEQKQAYKNVQAGGEPPLFGFRKPAPEKSKDYDFPTPQLPPPPKGELLEQGAVSPNRYYESDVNIHFKTPVRQEFKYPLSEEELAIRQAEQMQKLYQEERRRKYLQELQDMNSRRHTDNFTPSQKSPIPLNRYDDFPADLAPKAANQIKSIARALYNFQAQNSKELSFKKGDIIYIKRAIDKNWYEGEHNAMIGLFPANYVEIINKETVYPVQSQAPVYRKPSEGQARAKYNFQAQSGVELSLNKGELVSLTRRVDDNWFEGRIANRKGIFPVSYVEVLTDIGAEDIAARTTTVPQTARPSLDALRTNINNEFNTLTRNGNQPPNAILRETRNAHKTDILHVDTSSEPLVYRALYKYRPQNSDELELQEGDIVHVLEKCDDGWYVGTSQRTGCFGTFPGNYVERV